The genomic window TAGATTATTATCAATCTGAAATAATAATCCCaatgaagaaaacacaaccatatACCAGAGACAAGTGTCTACAGTACTGGCATAGTTTTGAGCAATAATCGACCCAGGTCTAAATGCCACCACATTTCACTCACAGGGTCCCCCACATGGAAGCCCTGACCATGCCAAAGACCTTCTTCCAAACAATACCAAGGCGTGTTCAGTCAATTCCCAAATCCATCACAGACCATCCCGCATGATTTTTGAATGGTTACATGGCTTCATGAACTGAGGCATGATTTTATCAATGTTAACCAACTAagcaactaaaaaaactaaaaattttCCTCATTCTCATCATGACACAAatctgataataatgataataataactataCAGTGAATCTTTAGTACATATTaagtttttaaataaattttaatttAGCAGCCTGGATTTGACATCTGCAGCGACTAAGATACCCCCTGTGTCAGTTTCCTACTCCactaatatttcatttcacgcaAACCAAAGCATTTCAACTGAGAGGATGTGAGACTGTGAAACTGAGGGCTTCCAAAAAGTCTAACAGACACACTCAAGGGAAAACAATTTTCTCTGCATTCTCCAACTGTATCACGAGGCTGCAGCTACCCGTTCAtatcatgtgttgtttttttgtgtgtgtgtttttcaatgGCAAATGCCCAGACTGAACAGACTGTAGGCCTAGAAAAAAGCTACATCTTGCCTTTAAGTCTATTACCATGTACTCGTGAaggctaggaaaaaaaaaaaaatctttcttgcTCACTGACTGGAATCAATTTAAATCAAGATTTTAACTAACTTATAAATTTTTCCCAAAACTACAACATGCTTCCTTGTGTTCTTGGTATTTAGAAATATATCACTAAAATAAAAATGGCTAATAGAAAGTTCTCTAACTGCAGCAAGTAGCCTCTCATTCCTTTAACAttaaaaagattggacaatgccaggattgatcaggatcatcaggcttgtaaCAGAATGGTtgagggagaatgagacatcatttccactcatggattagcctccataaagtccagactctaatttgggatgtggtGAAGATGTCATGCAGCcatccgattctccatcatcaataatcaaacattaatgcaactatggatggaataAATATTatcaaccttattgtgacactacataagcattatgaggtaaaaaaaaaaaaaaaaaatgtcacagtgaacgggtcctgtaatcaaaaccaaaggtggcaCAGTCAAATATTGTATGTGCGACttttttttggccgggcagtgtatGTGGCATCAACAAGCATAACATCATCTTCTCTAAGCAGCTATGTTTCAGCTCTACAGTGGTTCAGTTTTGCTGTACGGGGGTAAACATGCACAAGCCTGAGGTTACAGTGCAGTGACCAAGGCTGACATGCAGCATTCTACATTTTGTACTTATTTGAACAGTTTCATTATGCAAGGGTTTAGGCTGATTAGCATGCTGTATGTTTTAGCCATTTAACaaacagtgagaaaaaaaaacagccaattaGTAACTAAAGCAACTATTACAACAGAGATTTAACTGATGATTCATAAATGTGCTacagaaaactgataaaaataactgaaagcaaaaactgaattgaataaaCGGAATAAAAAAGGAACAGAACCTAAAAGGGTTCAGTATTCAAAGTGTAACAACAGATGGTGACAATAAATATTCACTAAACAAAAAAGAATTTGCTTTGTATTCACAGCTAATTTGGCTTTCCTAACAAGAATTACAATGCCCTTTTCATTATCATTCCTCAAGAGGAAGCCCTCAGTAACTCATTCTGTCAATCCATGCAGGAAGCCATACTCAATCAACAGGAAGCAAAACTGGATTCAAGTGTTTTGATCATACTTGGGAGCTCTATCCCAGGGAATGGGATATGATGTCTGTTGCCTGCTGTGGTAAAAGATAAGATGATACAAAAATtattaaaacactgaaaatattataTAGAACAACCAATGACAATCAGAAGGAAGAAGCCTCTCTCATATATTGACATTTTATGCAAATGTGTGAAGGCAGGAGTGAAGGCAGGAAGAGATGGTTAGCATGAGTGTGATTCAGCTCCTGCTGGAGAGGTGAAAAACAACATGTTTAAGTGAGGAGAAAGAGGCTGATGGTAAAAGGGAAAGAGGAGAGCAGATTAGATTATCTCCACTGTCATTCTCAGgctgaggaagaaagaaaaaaaggcaatGGCAGTCGCTGTCTGTGGTATTTCACAGCTGCCTCCAACAATGCTGGGGTTGGGCAGACCTGACATGTGTTGAGAAAACTGTGTGCACGTGTGATACTGGAGGGTCAGCACTGTTATGACTAGTCTTAAACTGTCTAATGTAGGCAGCTTTAACAATAAAACTGAGTGGTGAACTTCTGGTGATACCTTCAAATTAGCTAGGTCTTAATAAATTTCCCAGAGTGTCAATAAttatgtttgtatgtctgaggttACCAGTAAAGTTTTCTTCAAGTCAATGGTCTCTTAAAAGCCAACCCTCACATTAACAGAAAGGGAACTTTTATGCTGTCATTATATTCTTAACATTCATGAAAAATCTACCTTCTACAGtactaaacaagaaaagcactcagagagcacagacctccgccaaggccgatcagtggggccccccacccccgatcaccaccaaaatttaatcatttcttccttgtgccagtatcaacatttcctgaaaatttcatgaaaatccctccataactttttgagttatcttgctaacaaacaaacacacaaacaaacacgcacacacgcacacaaagcaaagcgatcacaatacctcctggcggaggcaTTAACAAACAGAATTCAGTAAATCACCAACACATCATTTGCTGGTTTCAACTTGACCAATGTAATCATTCATTTGCTTTTCATGGTCTTATTAGAGCAACTGAAATATATGGACTGTAGATTTGTTAAACCAAGCATCATGAAGGCATCAAACTGAGACATCACTATTAGCTTCTTTCActaattttgacattttatagAAAAACCAGTTAAAAGAATTTTCACTTGCAGTGTGTAACTCGACTGCAGGTTAGTACTGATTATCATCATTAGATGAGGAAAGTGGCTAGAGGTTCTCCCTGGTACTCTACTGCCTGTTTTACAGCAGAACTCTCTTGGCAAATTTTTTAGATGGAaagagagaattttttttttttttttggaggtacAACAACAGTCTTGATTTACATGTGCCACAAAATACCCATGGGTTAACTTATGATGTTGACTCTTATAAATGTCACTGCAACCACAAAAATTTTCTTTACAGTAAAGTCATTAcaaaatctgtaaataatgaaGAATTGTACAGATATAGCAAAGGTGAACAACACAAAGAGGTTATGTGTCTTACATGGCAACTCCAGGCCTGTGTGCCCGGTGGTGGTGCGGGATAAGGGGGGAGAATGTCGACCGTCAGCCATGTCTGACTCTGAATGATGGGCCTCTCCATGCATTACTGCCAGTCCAAGTCGCAGCCTTTCAGCATAGGACTGAGCTCTGAGACAGACGGACACGCAGACACATGACAATCAAAGAAACTGACAAACACAACATAAACACAGATACGCAGGCAAAGAGAGCAGAAAGTAGTTTGCACAGAAGGTTGAACAGACCACAAAGAAATACTGCAGCAACGTGAATAGGAAAAAGCACAATAAGAACAGTAAGACAGCAAGAGAAACACTCCATAGACAAGATATACATGTGGATAAAGTATGTGGCTGcagaattaaagctatacctatcAATCTGGCATGTTGCACAACACGTCATGAACGTCCCACCTGCTTCCCCCTGTCTGACCTCTGACGTTTATCTATTTGTCCTCTAGCAATGTACTGAACTAGCTCTAGTTACTTACTGTACAACCAACACAGTCAAATGCAACCCCAGAGTTGCGCTTGAGGACAGGGTTATTGACAACTTCACAATAAACACTAAGGCTGCTGCAAGCTCTGACTAACACCGATAACTCTCTCCATAACGCTACAGCTAAATCTAAAGTGATCGCTAATGCTACAGGCTTGGTTTGTTTACACTAATGGTGACGCTAATGCTAATCTTCATtgcacaaataacataacattacaGAACTACTGTAACTGATAGCATCTGGATGCTGCATAATCACACCGCCTTATGTGTTCTATGATTAGGCAAACTGAAAGTATCTGTCCAGCAGAACCTCCACGACCATCTCATCGCTTTTCAGCTCTGGATGAAGCTGTTTTAGACTCCATCATTGCTTGAGggcaaacctgatgtatatacgCATCTTGCTTCTTGCCACATCGAGAATTCTTTTTTGGGCAGCTTTCTCTGCTACAGTCTTTTTCTGCATCTTATTCTCTGTCTGAGCAGCTAGGGGTGGAAGTGGCAGCTCTCCTTGCGCAGTCATTGTAAGTTCTTCGCTGTTCCTTGACATCTTTCTAAGACATTTTGCCATACAGGTGCGTGACTCGCAAGTGATGACAGCAGTAGGCAACTGATATGGGATGCAGCAAAGGATGACAGACAGGAAGCTCAGCCGATCATTTTACttggaccaaataaaatgataggccagacttttatcagaatatatgagaattaagCATTTTCGACTTTCATaccctggtggatttcttttacattttagtttgccacACAGTTACtgggagcattttaagattacaaaagaaaagtgtaaaaatgccagattgtacagtatagctttaaagcTGAGACATAAACATGTCTGAAAAATACTACTTTAATATAGCAGGTTCACAACGAACACACAAGCAGTGGTTCACAATTGTAGTAATTACGCTAACATTTTAACTACTGATGACTCCACAACACAATACTGCTCTGCTTTTCCGAGCAGTAAAGCCCTTCACTAGCATTTAAAGTGTAAATGTTTCTTGTCTGAACAACCAATGAAGGAGCATCAAAGCTAATCTTACCTCTTAGCAGCAGAAGGAGTCTTTGCAACGATTATTGCATTCCTGTAGTCAGGGATCTGTGAAAAGAGATACATAACTTTTGGTCATTTGGGAAAAACATATAACCAAACTTTTAAGTGGCATTCTGAGGGGAAACTGTTCTTCTGATGATGTCCAGCTGCAGTGCGGTTGTGTGTAGTATATTCTCACTTCTTCCTGGATGTATTGGATTAGGAAGGGGGATGCTCTCAGGTTGTCAACTGGGAAGCTGAAGAAACCTTGGATTTCCTTCTGGTGAAGGTCCATGGTGATGATGTGAGTtagacctaaaaaaaaacaaaaaacaaaagtcacCAGTTACAAAATACTTccaagttatgtaaagtacaaaacGGTATAGATCCCTGACATACAATGAAGTCATATTAGAAGAGGAATGAATGAAAAGCCTCATGCAGTATGTGGGCCATACCAGCTTTAGCTAACATTGAAGCTAGCAGCTTGCAAACAATGGATCCTCTTTTTCTCATCTTGCATTGCTTGCTGTAAGGAAAGTACGGAATGACCCCGATGATGTTCTTGGCACAGGATGTCTTCAGGGCATAGGCCATAACCAGCAGCTCCATAATGGCAGTGTTCACATCCCTGAACAATACATTGTGAAGAATACCACAAAACATACAAAGTGGTAAAATTAGAATTTTGGGTGCATTAAATATCAAGGGAAAAGATTAAACCAGTTACAGAAAGTTTTAGTGTGTTGCTAAGCTGATGGGGACTGAGGAGAGTCCAGCTTAGAGTTTGTTTACAAGATCATCTTCTCATAAACAACTGTAAATAAGGAGGACTCCCATGTATCAGATTTCCTTCTGAGcttgaagctaaaaaaaaaaacaacattgaaaACTCCTGGCTCTTTAATCTGTGATAATAAAACTCTAGCTAACTCTAGAAAACTAAACATGGCTTATGTAGTCCCACTCAGGAAGAAAACACAAAGGATGTTTCCCTGCTCAATAGAAATCTAAACACCACTATATACATTTTGAGTAACTACAGTTGTTTTAATGAAATTGGGAAAATTTGACCTCAAGATCTTGTTGAAACTTATGGACATAACACAATGGGGTCAGTGGCCTGCTGGGCCTGCAAACACTCCCTGATGTGTGGGCTCAAATCAAACTAAACAAGGAACTAGAGACTGTTGGAAAAGTTTCCTGGGGATCAATATGAAGAGTAAAAGTGTCTGTCATGTTTCAGTTAATAGCATAATAATGATAGATCAAGTATACAGGCATAATTACAGGGTTTTCTTTCATGTGCAATTGTCACATTAGTCTTATCAAAGCATGGAAATGACAGATGTTTAAGCACTGTTCAAAAGCAATATCTTTAATATATAATGACATTTTACCTTTGGAGACTCAGGACTTTAAGATGATAAATGATGGCACCTTTAGGAGACGGTTTTGTAACAAGATATTCTTTGTACACGATGGCCAACACAAaagtgaatatgaatatgaaggatttacttGACAATACTTTCTCTACCATCTGGAAGAGTCTGTAATATCACTTGGAAAGTTGTAATAACCACCAATCAATTGAGTATTTGCACATGTAGAGACCATGGAACAACACTAACATTCATTCTGACTTGGGTTTATGGTTACCTGACTATTTCAGTCAGttcatctaattttggctaaggcctccactgaagaaaaacaaacatcgGGGTCTTTGGTTTGCTTGATGCACTTTATTAACCACCATTGTGTTATGTGTTTAGATGGCAGAGTGCAGGTGTATAGTCGGCCTATCAGAGCTGATTAATCAGGACAGCCGACTGCTGCTCCTGCAAACAGGGCTAGGTTAAATTATCCTTTTATCGATCTCTGCAGGGAAATTAAACTCAGGTTGTAAACCACTTCCTTGGTCAGAGGTGCTGACAGGAGAGATAACCTAACAATATGTTTTTGATGGTGATAGAAACCAGAGCATACAgactaaatctgcacaaacatggAGGAATATGCAAACTCTGCAAAAAAAGATCAAACGAAAGTGTACAAAAGATAAAAGTCTAAACCGAGCTACAAAGGAAAACACAGGATACTATGGCTCGCTGTTTTTAGAAAACAGTGTGGTATCATGTCTCACCTGGGAATGGTCTGAATGATGAAGATGTCTTGACCACGGACAGACTCTTTCACATCCACCCTAGTctctgacaaaataaaaatacatctcAATGGGTTTAAGGGCAAATTGTGTGCAATTGTGTACACTAATTACATAAAAAGACATGTAAATTAGGGTTCTGATGTGTATTCCCTTACCTCTGTTTGCCTCTTGATAAACCACTGACTTGCCCAACTCCACACCCAGTCgtctgagaaaaaaagaaaaaacagtcaaCAGAGGTTTAATGTACATATACGGCAGCTTTGAGGAGAAACGATCTAGGAATGATTTAAAAAGCACAACAGCCACGGAGCAAGAAAACACATACGGTTTTATTACACATAATAATTAaactataataatataataagccCTGCggtgaactggcgacttgtccagggtgtaccccgccttcacccctatgtagctgggataggctccaagtgatccctgtgaccctagtaggacaaagtgggttcagaaaatgaatgaatgaataatatatcTTTTGGCTCATACACTGATTGTATATAAAAGTGTGTTCCATCAAATTAACCCCTGAACAAGCCTGGGCataataaattaatatatttgcCTCAGGTAGAAAATTACACAGTTCATTTCAGACTCAGAGTGAACCACTACATCTCAGTGctgaacacaaacaacaaacttGCTGGTTTTTTAAATACTTGGCACAATGACAGTGAGTGTTTCTGTCAGGACAGGCAGCAGGGATCCTGCTTGGCAAGATGAGTGATACAAACAGCCTAAAAGTGTTTACATCACTTAATTTCAACTGTTCAAGTATTTGATACAGAGCCAGTATTAATGGTAATTGCACTTGTCAAAAGGGGTGAAATGATGTTATTAAAAGCACAAGGATGACTTTAGTTCCTGGGTTTACACCCACTTGTGCATCCAAAACACAAATACTAGCTGTCAAATATTCTTTATCACTTTCTCGGGGCCTAGGTCACTGTTTCACCTTTGCTCCACAGCAAAATATTAAGCTCCAAAATGGCAACATAATCTCTCTAAAAATGTTTTGCAATGTTGCCAAACAGTGCAGAAAAAGTGTAACCTGATCTCTTTTTGACTGTGTGGGCTATGTATTGTTTTGTTGGCTAACTGACAACTCTGCAGGTCTGAGGAGATGCAGCTGTGCAATTAAATTTTTTAGTCAACATTACAAGATCTGTGAGACCACAAAGTGTTATTGTAAGGATTAAAAACTGATGATTCAGTTTCAACCGTCACCTATTCTACTGAAAGCTAACCAAGTGAAATACCCTGTCTGCTTAAGATGTGCCTGAATGATGCCATAGCCAGAACATTTAGTTAATGTTGTCTTTGCCCTGCTCAGTCTTTCCAAACCAGACAAGGCTGACGCTGCACACTATACTCTTCATTAAATTAATTCTCACTGACAGGTCCTTTATATCTCCCAAAACACCCAGAAGACATGACAAGACAACACCCAAGAAAATTATGCCCAACACAGATTAGTCATTACTATTCACATGTCTTTTACAGTGGTTAATAGAATAGTGTATAGTATGTTTGTGGTGATAGCCGCTGGTGAGGATGAAAAAAGTTGCATATGCTAGACCAAAATTTAGCAACTTTACATAGGAAAGATTGTGTAACATCTTTTCAGTTTTACTGAAGCCCTCAAGGACAAATACTTTGCACCTACATAAAAAAAGATCACAGGCCAAGACATACACAGTTTCAGGTGATTTCAGGATGAAAAGACAACCGACAGTGACAAAATAGAAGGGAAACTATGTTAAATTCAGGCTTTTGATTTACAATATGTTAACAATACATTAAAGATAAGGATTCTAGGTAAGGCACAAGTACTAGTATTAGAGCTTCTCCATGTAAGGGATTGGAAATACtatatacactgtaattcaggggtctaaaacatgcagcatgggggccaaaactggcctgccaaaaggtccaatctggcctgcaggatgaatttgggaagtgcaaaaattacactgaagatactgacaaccaagggtgtcaaactaattttagttcaggttccacatacagaccaatatgatctaaagtaaaataatagcataataacctataaacagtgacaactccatttttctaggttctaggCTCAACTGGAcaagttttgcttcaaaagagcaaaaactAGTCCAGAAGACTACTGCTAAGAACAATGAGCGGggcaaatgagaaactgaatgagaaattgttcttattttagttcaaaactccaaattttaacaatattatgcttgttaccaaatgtttgtgtaacattgtgtgtaatagacatgtataaatgataaggtgaggcataacattgttaaaactgcacttatttttcttacaaatttcagtttttttcaggttattcacatgttttttgtcaaaggatagtttgtaaatgtagatattttcttttttttaaattgcactaaaacaaagagaaaaggttgtcattatttataggttatgatgctattaatttactggtccacttgagatccaattgggctcaatgtggcctctggaagaaatgagtttgacacccctggtataattcaattctttaGGAAGAGGTTACAACTCAAGATAAAGTTCCTGGCAACCTTAAGTATTTTCCATTTTCTGTAAAGTACTACCTCTTTTACTGTTGATTCCAGCTGTTCACCTCTATTTAAGtgatttctcgtgtcatctcagtTTCCAATGTGTATGTGGCACATGTATGCACAATGTACCATCTGAACCCTTatgtcacagatgtcaaacatgcggcccgggggacaaatccggccctccaaagggtccagtctggcccttgggatgaatttgtgaaatgcaaaaattacactaaaatgttaacaatccttttagttcaggttccacattcagaccaatttaagttcaactttatttgtcatgtgtgctcaggtacaagtaccatggcaatgcAACACAGTTTGCCCTGGCTCTCTCTCTGcccaatattaaaaaataaataacaaccaaataacaataacaatcacagcaacactaaaaaatacttaacaataaatagCCCTAGCCCTCCTACTGTAAaattaaaacactaaataaacaaatacaattataaaattcaattcaatctccagtgggcaggaccagtaaaatactatcataataacatataaataagaacaactccaaatttttctctttgtaaatatatttacactaaaacgaagtataatttcacaaaaaaatgtgaataacctgaacaaatatgaacctgaaatttttttaagagaagtaattttaacaatattctgcctgttaaatgtttcgtgtatttgtaAGTCATAATGTACGtacatctgtaaatgataaactgaggcagaatagtaaaattacacttatttatttcagtttgttcatgttattcacatcttttgaaaggatagtttgtagatgtaaaccttttcataatgcaaatttacttgtttctctctaaaacatagagaaaagtttggagttgacatcaccagtcacaagtatttgctcctggaggattctattgggtttctgtaaattggcttagagtctggttttgaccaactctatatataaagtgtcatgagataacttttttttttcccccactatatttattgaacattttcaatgaataCGACAGGCATATCAATTCGtagcagtcaatgcacaatcaagagtGACAtgtctgactgtcaacacccatcccttcacacccacccaacccacaggccaaagaaaaaaataaaaaaataaggaaaaacataaaagaaaatcaaaaacagaaaccataaataatgataaaggaactcaaatcataaaagtaaagaattagtatagtacacagaaataagagaagaaaggaaaagactacacatagTTTCTCATtccctcttttcctctcctttcccctctttctcaatgatgttatgagataacttttttgttgtgatctggcgctatataaataaaatttgattgagtgatttgattggtttgcccctgtaagtcactttggggaaaaaaagcgtctgccaaatgcataaacataaacatagttaTTTCTATAtgattatgttcttattttaccagtttggcccacttcagaatgtggtccctgaactaaaatgagttggacacccctgccttatgtCATATGAATTAAGTGTTGGCTTTCTCTGGTAAAAACtcagaataaaataatcaatcacAAACTGATCTGTTGTCAACAAGTTACAAACAAACAGCATGAATAGTTTAGGTGACAGTGTAGGTGCAGTTCACTTACTCTGTGATCCTCTTGGCCAACTCGGTACAAGCAGTGGTAGAGTTGGCAGAAAACACACGGTAGCCGCTTTTGGAGATATTCATTTTACTGTAACCATACGACAGCTTCGGAGAATGAGAGACCAGAGACCTGTGACCCCCAAACCGCCTAATGGGCATGTTGTTCGGGAAtcaatgtagttgtttttttttttttttttaagttatccTTTAGATTTTAATTTAGTTCCCTTGAATCGAAAGCAAAATCGTTCGTTATGACCCACACTTTTCTACACATAAATCCCAACACTTAATAGTTTACAGTCCCACAACACGGACGCATTTTACCGAATTAAACTCATTGTTGTGTAACACAGTAACAAACCGCACGTGCTCTACACTGTAGTCCACGGCCACTTTCATACAGACCAAAACCACACAACGACTATCACAAAACCGACAACATATAGAGACCCGAGTTCCGTTTTCATCCACGACTCTACACCTCTCGTTTCTTTATCACTCAGTGCGGTTTTCTGCTACTGTTAGCTCGTCGTAAAATTAGCATAATACTTGTGGCAGGACCACAACGGTAGAAAACCGTTCGCATTCAAATGTGACGACTGTAAACTTCACAGCAATGCAGACGCAGGATCGCCACGAGCACACGCGGAGGGGAGGGCAGACTGATGTGGatagcagccaatcagagagcaagTCCTTGAAGTTATGGGGTCATTTAGACCAATCCGTGCGTGGGATTCTTATGACGTACAATtaaagcgcaaaaaaaaaaaaaaaaaaaaagaatggttgATGCTTTTGTCTGTAATGCTCTCGTAGAACACTCATAAAAACAAGGAGCGCAGAGTACAAATTAAGCAATGACAATTCAAGGGTCAACTTCAGGCAGTTGTTTGTCTACCCGCAGACGATGTTGATAATGCTGGTAAATCCATCTATTACCGTCCTATTTGTTTTAGAAGAGAGTTTGGACTGttgatgaaaaaaacaactttacttTGGGCTGAAGGAATACTTCATAGCCTGTTATGTTATACAGTAACTACAAACTACAATTACAGTTACCTTAATTTGTCACTACAGAGCACAATGAAATAATTCACATTCCTGCAGTGCAATATATTAAAAGGAAAcgtgtgtataaatataaataaaatactaaAAGTAGTGAATAATATGACATACAGTAAGTTTTTGACTATACACAATCCTGCTATAGGCTATATACATCAATACTTAACATAAGGTTTACATTATATACCTATACACATTGCATCTGCTACCACATGAtataattatttttaatattgGCAATTAATTTTAATAccttactttgtttttttatgcaCCAACTTGTGGAAGAATTAAATGAACTCTTTAATGAACACTGAATTTGTGGATTTCATTCTAAAACACCAGTGACCATGGCATGCATATGACCTTAATAGTCTAATTCATTTGTAGCACATTGTTGTAGAAACAAGAGTCATGGAGTCACATTTTGTTGTACAATTAATCCAAACAAAcccattttataattttttatttgcaCAGTAAAAATTGGCAATCTCTTTGAACCATCTTTAA from Sphaeramia orbicularis chromosome 1, fSphaOr1.1, whole genome shotgun sequence includes these protein-coding regions:
- the LOC115421326 gene encoding phosphoribosyl pyrophosphate synthase-associated protein 1-like isoform X1; the encoded protein is MPIRRFGGHRSLVSHSPKLSYGYSKMNISKSGYRVFSANSTTACTELAKRITERLGVELGKSVVYQEANRETRVDVKESVRGQDIFIIQTIPRDVNTAIMELLVMAYALKTSCAKNIIGVIPYFPYSKQCKMRKRGSIVCKLLASMLAKAGLTHIITMDLHQKEIQGFFSFPVDNLRASPFLIQYIQEEIPDYRNAIIVAKTPSAAKRAQSYAERLRLGLAVMHGEAHHSESDMADGRHSPPLSRTTTGHTGLELPSGNRHHIPFPGIELPIMMAKEKPPITVVGDVGGRIAIIVDDMIDDVEDFVAAAEILKERGAYKIYIMATHGLLSADAPRLIEESAIDEVVVTNTVPHEVQKLQCPKIKTVDVSMILAEAIRRIHNGESMAYLFRNIAVDD
- the LOC115421326 gene encoding phosphoribosyl pyrophosphate synthase-associated protein 1-like isoform X2, with translation MPIRRFGGHRSLVSHSPKLSYGYSKMNISKSGYRVFSANSTTACTELAKRITERLGVELGKSVVYQEANRETRVDVKESVRGQDIFIIQTIPRDVNTAIMELLVMAYALKTSCAKNIIGVIPYFPYSKQCKMRKRGSIVCKLLASMLAKAGLTHIITMDLHQKEIQGFFSFPVDNLRASPFLIQYIQEEIPDYRNAIIVAKTPSAAKRAQSYAERLRLGLAVMHGEAHHSESDMADGRHSPPLSRTTTGHTGLELPLMMAKEKPPITVVGDVGGRIAIIVDDMIDDVEDFVAAAEILKERGAYKIYIMATHGLLSADAPRLIEESAIDEVVVTNTVPHEVQKLQCPKIKTVDVSMILAEAIRRIHNGESMAYLFRNIAVDD